The Acipenser ruthenus chromosome 30, fAciRut3.2 maternal haplotype, whole genome shotgun sequence genome includes the window GCCAGAATACCGTGCCCTATAAAACGGAACATAATATTTTTCTTCGCTAGGCTTCAAATGACAGTCCATcaaatataaaatgatttttttttctgtatattgaCATCAGTAAACGGGGCCTGTCTTTCACAACACGCTAGCtcctgcctaaaaaaaaaaaagaaagagaaaagcgaGATGAAATACTCTGACGACTCAATTGTTTGCATCATTTCTATCAATTTCAATCTATAATGTTTATTATATCTACTGTAAATGTGTTGTTTTGCAGACACGGCACAAAGTTACTGTAAtcactcagtgttttattaaaggtAGTAAAATGACAATACGTATATTTGtaacttatttaaaaagtgtgaTTCCTATGATGCAAACACTGAAAGGTGGATAGTTTTTTGCTGTGTTCTCTGTCGGTTGCCCGCTGTAATGGAGATTTAGCGTGGTTGACTTGGCCTGTGGTGTGGATTAgttcatttaaatcaatgtgttCATTTCTTTATTCCCTGCTTCATTCGTGTCCGGTGTGCTCAGCAGATCGGCGACTCTGTCATCCCTGTTCCTGTATTTTCAGTATGTTCTATCTGTGTAGCCTGTTTAAAATGAAGCATTCACATCATTTAATGGGATTGAGATTCAATTGCATCATAAATTATTATCtttacaaatataataatgtatGAATCTCCGACACTAAAAagctgattttattatatcattcTAATCAACACCTTTCATTAATAGCTATCTTAATGAACTGAAAGGTTGTACAGAATGTCACCGCTGCATCATCAAAACATGAATCCATCTTTAACTGTATAACAACATTACCAATAGGAACTAAAGTATTCAAATGAAAAGGCACgtaaataaaccatttcaaattGTGCTTGTCGGTGCTGTAATTAAATCAGATCTGTGCTCTGTTCATAAAGGCTTGGCACTGAAAGAGTTAAGCATCCATTAAGCTTATCTGTTCCAGTAAATCCGCCTCAGCTGCCGTATCTTTCTTGCATATTTCTAGTATTGTTCTCTCACTTGTCTGACTTTTTATCTGTTGCTTTTTCAGCCTGATGATGAGACCCCAGATCTAGAAGTGACTGGTGAGGCAGGAGAGCAGGAGGAAGCCGGGGACCACAGTGTTGTAGCTGGCCAGGAGAGCGTGCCCGTGGCTGGGAGAGCCGAGTTAGAAGTGCCCCAAAGCCCCTTGTCTTGGCTTTGCAAGTATGTGAAGTACAGGGACTCCTTCATTGTAGATTCCCAGATGCAGGAGGGAGCGTCCGACCCCTCAGATCCCTCTGAAACCCAGGAAGAGAGACATGCCCTGGAGACTGAACCAGGGGCtgaagagagagaggcagggaccCAGCGTGCTTTAGCTGGCCAGGAGAGCGTGCCCGTGGCTGGGGGGGCCCATTACAGCTTGTCTTGTCTTTGTAAGTTCATAATCTACGGAGACTCCTTGGTTGTAGATTTCTCTGACCCCTCTGAGGCTGAGCTGGTAGACGCCATCGCTGCTGTGCAGTTCCTGATGGACAAGTTTGAAGTGGACCTGGTGTGCGTGGTGAAGAGCTTGCTGAAGAACAGCGGTGATTTCCAGGCTGCGCAGCACTACCTGCGCACCGGCCGCAGAGCGGACGGGAGACCCCTCTGGACACGGCACGACGACCTGGCTCTGCAGTCAGGAGACCCCGCCACAAAACAGGCTCTAATACTCAAGTACGGGGAGGAGGACGTGGCCAGGAGGGGGGCATTTTTCAGTGCCTGACCTGCAGAGGGATTAAAGGCTGTTTTTTgctcttgttgtttttgtatgttgatttaataaaaatcaaaaaGACTGTGAAATGGTTCACatttttcagtgcagtttggaaactggattgttttggttcagatttaaaaaatgtttttgtgacGATGACAATATTACTGTCTCCTGTTTGTAAAAATGAAGACACCAGGATATCAAAGAGAATGTGTTTGTCAGCTGAAATCCTGACGTTGGTTAATAAATGTATTATCTTTGTTAACAAGTTTTTccccactgtaaaaaaaaaaactaatagttATCTGACAAGATGGACAATCTGCATTTTTCTTCTGAATTGTTCCTAATAAAAAATGTGATTTCTGAGCATTTTATGTTGTTGGTGTTCATTCATAGAGGTGTGGATATACAGAGTATACAGAGAACTGTCAAGTAAATTGGAGTGGGAGGCTCGCTCTCTTCACACGATGGAGCTGTGATCACGTCACTCATCATGAGAACAATAGACTTTTAAAGCTTTGAAGCATCACTCTTTTAGTTCAGTCGCCCGTCACATTGAAAAGAATGAATTCAATACACACGTCATGTGCAGGCAAACTAAAAAATCTCCTCTATACAACTTTCTAATAGAGCGGAGATGTGAATTGCACAGACAAGGTGTTGGATGGGATTTATGTAAAGGTGTGTTTTCACAATCCAACTCCACCAGTTATTGTGAAGTGCTGCAGTTCCATTGACCGCACTGCCATGTGcacagaattgaatgcattgtgaagtgctgcagttccattgaccgcactgccatgtgcacagaattgaatgcattgtgaagtgctgcagttccattgaccgcactgccatgtgcacagaattgaatgcattgtgaagtgctgcagttccattgaccgcactgccatgtgcacagaattgaatgtattgtttttcattgttgtttCTTTCCATAGCAGAATCAAGGACACCGCACAAGATGCATCTGCTATGGTGTGTCTGGTTTCTACACAACTGTTTACCTTTAAAACAGAATCCATCATGTCCTGAAACTAATAACAGTGCTGTAATGAGAACAATCCCAGAGTGCACTGTGGCACTGTGGTGGATCAGACGCATGCAGCTGTAAATGCAGAAGCACTGGGGCTCCCTGTTGAGCACCACTCCGACTCCCTGCTGTCTGAATATCTTGATACCCTGGAATACAAACACATTTGAATGAGCTCCGAAAcgttatccatttactaccaatgctgaACCCCCCAGGTGAGATGTCTGCGCTTCATTTTCTGCACTGAATGTAATCCATTGCGGAAAACCATTGACAGCTGACAGTGACAGCTTtcattacaataattaaaatatctTTGAAGAGCAGATGGTTATTTATTCATGGATACCGAGGTATTTGCTAAATAACCAATTCTGAGGTAGAATGGACTGACACCACTACTCAGCTGAGAGCtctctgcagtgagcatgctaacactgagactgacaccactacccagctgagagctatctgcagtgagcatgctaacactgagactgacaccactacccagctgagagctctctgcagtgagcatgctaacactgagactgacaccactacccagctgagagctatctgcagtgagcatgctaacactgacactgacaccactacccagctgagagctctctgcagtgagcatgctaacactgagactgacaccactacccagctgagagctatctggagtgagcatgctaacactgacactgacaccactacccagctgagagctatctgcagtgagcatgctaacactgacaccactacccagctgagagctatctgcagtgagcatgctaacactgagactgacaccactacccagctgagagctatctgcagtgagcatgctaacactgagactgacaccactacccagttgagagctatctgcagtgagcatgctaacactgacactgacaccactacccagctgagagctatctgcagtgagcatgctaacactgagactgacaccactacccagctgagagctatctgcagtgagcatgctaacactgagactgacaccactacccagctgagagctatctggagtgagcatgctaacactgagactgacaccactacccagctgagagctatctgcagtgagcatgctaacactgacactgacaccactacccagctgagagctatctgcagtgagcatgctaacactgacaccactacccagctgagagctatctgcagtgagcatgctaacactgagactgacaccactacccagctgagagctatctgcagtgagcatgctaacactgggactgacaccactacccagctgagcgctatctgcagtgagcatgctaacactgagactgacaccactacccagctgagagctatctgcagtgagcatgctaacactgagactgacaccactacccagctgagagctatctgcagtgagcctgctaacactgacactgacaccactacccagctgagagctatctgcagtgagcatgctaacactgacaccactacccagctgagagctatctgcagtgagcatgctaacactgagactgacaccactacccagctgagagctatctgcagtgagcatgctaacactgagactgacaccactacccagttgagagctatctgcagtgagcatgctaacactgggactgacaccactacccagttgagagctatctgcagtgagcatgctaacactgacactgacaccactacccagctgagagctatctgcagtgagcatgctaacactgacaccactacccagctgagagctatctgcagtgagcatgctaacactgagactgacaccactacccagctgagagctatctgcagtgagcatgctaacac containing:
- the LOC117414357 gene encoding telomeric repeat-binding factor 2-interacting protein 1-like isoform X1, producing the protein MQSTECDSSTEDLAATPSNVATRSTKRKSRVEETEAMGTSSHPQVENQAVEPEEMKEATNGAEKEEETLEKEVSDTEEEIRQGQEVATEAVPLTQSSRAERWKQEFLEWLIREFEPDDETPDLEVTGEAGEQEEAGDHSVVAGQESVPVAGRAELEVPQSPLSWLCKYVKYRDSFIVDSQMQEGASDPSDPSETQEERHALETEPGAEEREAGTQRALAGQESVPVAGGAHYSLSCLCKFIIYGDSLVVDFSDPSEAELVDAIAAVQFLMDKFEVDLVCVVKSLLKNSGDFQAAQHYLRTGRRADGRPLWTRHDDLALQSGDPATKQALILKYGEEDVARRGAFFSA
- the LOC117414357 gene encoding telomeric repeat-binding factor 2-interacting protein 1-like isoform X2; amino-acid sequence: MKEATNGAEKEEETLEKEVSDTEEEIRQGQEVATEAVPLTQSSRAERWKQEFLEWLIREFEPDDETPDLEVTGEAGEQEEAGDHSVVAGQESVPVAGRAELEVPQSPLSWLCKYVKYRDSFIVDSQMQEGASDPSDPSETQEERHALETEPGAEEREAGTQRALAGQESVPVAGGAHYSLSCLCKFIIYGDSLVVDFSDPSEAELVDAIAAVQFLMDKFEVDLVCVVKSLLKNSGDFQAAQHYLRTGRRADGRPLWTRHDDLALQSGDPATKQALILKYGEEDVARRGAFFSA